The Coffea arabica cultivar ET-39 chromosome 4e, Coffea Arabica ET-39 HiFi, whole genome shotgun sequence genome includes a window with the following:
- the LOC113741634 gene encoding uncharacterized protein, whose translation MAEDSTKGFSSSSPDKKHVKSPDLIERAKEEIEAVFHAGKSPRHHKETHGTSDDIDDKTPVDEVKGPSVFHRVKEEIEAVVEAVHPKK comes from the exons ATGGCAGAAGACAGTACGAAAGGGTTCTCATCCTCGTCTCCGG ATAAGAAACATGTGAAATCACCTGATTTGATTGAACGAGCTAAAGAAGAGATTGAGGCAGTCTTTCATGCTGGGAAATCACCTCGTCACCACAAGGAAACCCACGGAACAAGCGATGACATTGATGATAAGACACCGGTTGATGAAGTTAAGGGACCGAGTGTATTTCATAGAGTGAAGGAAGAGATTGAAGCTGTTGTGGAAGCAGTTCACCCCAAGAAATA G
- the LOC113741566 gene encoding protein IQ-DOMAIN 6, whose amino-acid sequence MGASAKWIKSLISLKKTQSCDHEKGSGKSKKWKLWRTTSGGLSVMSRGVKRGGRTPESEESESSSCGYESAMAAAVARAPHIDFSVLRQEWAAIRIQIVFRAFLAKRALRALKALVRLQAIFRGRQVRKQAAVTLRCMQALVRVQARVRANCIQTSLEGQSLKNCVSENEDQADMIKQAETGWCNSCGTVEEVRTKLQMKQEGAVKRERAIAYALAQRQSRRKPYSNRALSGDNMNKHNSGLSWLERWMATKPWESRLMEGFHTSSLDMTPISSKYDRDSVGSFSNSLENDSVKIRRNKVSTRISARPSTDDKLIRTSSDPRSECLYDESTTSTSSLSTSETPGSNEAPVDGYGIKLSFMNATESIKAKQRASPYQSRSMQMRSADNLQFYRKPSSFSGSINRRSADSDLHSVQLCKDLYPPVQLGKYNRMRS is encoded by the exons ATGGGTGCTTCAGCAAAGTGGATTAAATCGTTGATTTCACTCAAAAAGACTCAGTCTTGCGATCAT GAAAAGGGTAGTGGGAAGAGCAAAAAATGGAAGCTATGGAGGACTACATCTGGTGGGCTGTCAGTGATGTCCAGAGGGGTGAAAAGAGGCGGGCGGACGCCTGAATCAGAAGAATCTGAATCTTCATCATGTGGGTATGAGAGTGCCATGGCCGCAGCTGTGGCTAGAGCTCCGCACATAGACTTCTCAGTGCTCAGGCAAGAATGGGCTGCTATTAGAATCCAGATCGTATTTCGAGCTTTTCTG GCAAAACGTGCTCTTAGGGCCTTGAAAGCACTAGTCAGGCTACAGGCAATATTTCGTGGTCGACAGGTTAGAAAGCAAGCTGCTGTGACCCTGAGGTGTATGCAGGCTTTGGTGCGAGTTCAAGCTCGAGTTAGAGCTAATTGCATCCAAACATCACTAGAAGGACAGTCTCTGAAAAATTGTGTATCAGAAAATGAAGACCAAGCTGATATGATCAAACAGGCAGAG ACTGGGTGGTGTAACAGTTGTGGTACAGTGGAAGAAGTAAGAACTAAGTTACAAATGAAGCAAGAAGGAGCAGTCAAAAGGGAAAGGGCCATTGCATATGCACTTGCTCAACGG CAATCTAGAAGGAAGCCGTATTCAAACAGGGCATTATCTGGTGACAATATGAACAAGCACAATTCTGGACTAAGCTGGCTGGAACGTTGGATGGCAACCAAGCCATGGGAGAGTAGGCTGATGGAAGGATTCCATACGAGCTCATTGGATATGACTCCAATTTCTTCGAAATATGACCGCGACAGTGTTGGGTCCTTTTCAAATTCATTAGAGAATGATTCGGTCAAAATTAGGCGAAACAAGGTTTCTACTAGGATTTCTGCACGACCGTCAACAGATGATAAGCTTATTCGAACATCCTCTGATCCAAGGTCTGAATGTTTATACGATGAGAGCACCACATCAACTTCATCCTTGTCAACTTCTGAAACTCCAGGGTCAAATGAGGCTCCAGTGGATGGATATGGTATTAAGCTTAGCTTCATGAATGCCACAGAATCTATCAAGGCCAAGCAGAGAGCTTCCCCATATCAGTCTCGTAGCATGCAGATGCGCTCTGCTGATAACCTACAATTTTACAGGAAGCCAAGCTCATTTTCTGGAAGCATAAACAGGAGGAGTGCTGATTCAGATCTTCATTCAGTCCAGTTGTGCAAGGATCTTTATCCACCTGTTCAGTTGGGTAAATATAATCGTATGAGAAGTTGA
- the LOC113742418 gene encoding IQ domain-containing protein IQM1-like, whose product MIPEATNLLHAMLVMKELDAALARLQKGDNISPTKCRPEEIVDTVEKLRWRILDVTSLMRSSVTFVSLEQPETAVSRWSRAKIRVAKLVKGLCVDEKAQKLVLKYWLEAIDPCHRYGGNLHLYYVEWLKSQSPQPFFYWLDFGDGREVSLDQCPRISLQDQCIQYLGPKEREAYEVIIECGKLVYMRSGCPVDTPEDTKWIFVLSTRRKLYVGEKKKGLFQHSSFFAGGATIAAGRLISCNGTLQVIKLAFMCYMVVQWPLSSTGREFRGDIRFLEGHHVDLSHVKTFPLDDDVPPPPPPPPRRNAPPEERRDSETVRTPPRKNPSTADNPYDANNL is encoded by the exons ATGATACCTGAGGCCACAAATTTATTGCATGCAATGCTGGTCATGAAAGAACTTGATGCAGCTCTAGCTAGATTGCAGAAAGGCGACAATATTTCCCCAACCAAATGTCGACCGGAAGAAATTGTTGATACAGTGGAGAAGCTACG GTGGAGGATCTTAGATGTTACATCTCTTATGCGAAGCTCTGTAACATTCGTCAGCCTTGAGCAACCGGAAACTGCTGTTTCACGTTGGTCACGAGCTAAAATTCGAGTTGCCAAG TTAGTAAAAGGTTTGTGCGTGGATGAGAAGGCTCAAAAATTAGTTCTCAAGTACTGGCTAGAAGCA ATTGATCCATGCCACCGCTACGGTGGAAATTTACACCTTTATTATGTTGAATGGCTCAAGAGCCAGAGCCCTCAGCCTTTCTTCTACTG GCTAGATTTTGGAGATGGTAGAGAAGTCTCACTCGATCAGTGTCCAAGGATTTCTCTGCAAGATCAATGCATCCAATATCTTGGCCCG AAAGAGAGGGAAGCATATGAAGTAATCATAGAGTGTGGGAAGCTTGTGTACATGCGAAGTGGTTGTCCTGTGGACACTCCTGAGGATACTAAATGGATATTTGTTCTGAGCACAAGAAGGAAATTGTACgtaggagagaagaaaaaaggcTTGTTTCAGCACTCGAGCTTTTTTGCAGGAGGGGCTACTATTGCCGCTGGACGACTGATTTCTTGTAATGGAACCCTTCAGGTAATTAAGCTTGCATTTATGT GCTATATGGTCGTACAGTGGCCATTATCGTCCACCGGAAGAGAATTTCGTGGAGATATTCGCTTCTTAGAGGGACATCATGTGGACTTGAGCCATGTCAag ACATTCCCTTTAGATGACGACGTTCCTCCGCCACCGCCACCACCACCACGACGAAACGCTCCTCCAGAAGAGCGGCGAGATTCAGAGACCGTCAGAACTCCTCCACGAAAAAATCCGTCAACCGCCGATAATCCATACGACGCTAACAATCTCTAG